The Caulifigura coniformis genome includes a region encoding these proteins:
- a CDS encoding YciI family protein, which translates to MQSQSSFMLIFRDTTPEKYESLSDVERKQSLDRWNAWYDGIAANGQMNHGHPLQPAGRLVSSRSRDAVFDGPFSEAKEAIGGYFLITARDLTEAVEIAERCPNLHYGMTVEVRPVATMCHLAKDLGMTSMRS; encoded by the coding sequence ATGCAATCACAGTCGTCGTTCATGCTGATCTTTCGCGATACGACTCCCGAGAAGTACGAGTCGCTCAGCGACGTCGAACGCAAACAAAGCCTCGATCGCTGGAACGCCTGGTACGACGGCATCGCCGCGAACGGGCAGATGAATCATGGACATCCGCTCCAGCCGGCGGGGCGGCTGGTGTCCTCCCGGTCGCGCGACGCGGTTTTCGACGGCCCCTTCTCGGAAGCGAAGGAAGCCATCGGGGGCTACTTCCTGATCACTGCGCGTGATCTCACCGAGGCGGTCGAGATCGCGGAGCGATGCCCGAACCTGCATTACGGGATGACCGTCGAAGTTCGTCCGGTCGCCACCATGTGTCATCTCGCGAAGGATCTCGGGATGACCTCCATGCGGTCGTAG
- a CDS encoding VOC family protein — protein MAAKATTDNLTVTPYLAFLGQTEEALAFYEKVLGAKVLFKMRFNESPEPCDPNMVPPGTEHKILHCEFQVGDSKLMATDGGCSDQTELKFQGITLTITTKTPEDAERIFHDLGVGGQVQMPMVKTFFSPKFGMVQDRFGVGWIVLAAMPNE, from the coding sequence ATGGCCGCCAAAGCAACTACCGACAACCTGACAGTGACCCCCTACCTGGCATTTCTCGGCCAGACCGAGGAAGCCCTTGCCTTCTATGAGAAGGTGCTGGGGGCGAAAGTGCTGTTCAAGATGCGGTTCAATGAAAGCCCGGAGCCGTGCGATCCGAACATGGTTCCGCCCGGAACCGAACACAAGATCCTCCACTGCGAATTCCAGGTCGGCGACTCGAAGCTGATGGCCACGGACGGCGGCTGCTCCGACCAGACCGAACTCAAGTTCCAGGGCATCACTCTCACCATTACCACGAAGACGCCGGAAGATGCCGAACGGATCTTCCACGACCTGGGAGTCGGCGGCCAGGTGCAGATGCCGATGGTGAAAACGTTCTTCTCCCCGAAGTTCGGCATGGTGCAGGACCGCTTCGGCGTCGGCTGGATCGTGCTCGCCGCCATGCCCAATGAATAG
- a CDS encoding pilus assembly protein TadG-related protein: protein MHRPASIARRVRRAVARLHRDERGITSLLSLVAVMLFTMLLVMLTNIVRHVDDKVRMQNAADAAAFSGAAVLARGMNAIAFANHLEAETFALTALLRALEDRGSQTARQLLPVMNVVLGTPEPVLPVTGDRLIPAYQRDVVALFPDLARQVTQEIALRHGLPQGRLPQGTLQAQGVSPAGFGPRGPQSGVLWLSRGAAVGVADELDPAERTLPVIDPGSDGSDWARLPDIGDRQALAVVRRLETATEALRVLHDQLPASRRQDSSLLGDATRYLVRLLEVDFPTTNLPLLLRSQTGAAAAPESAPLEDDFAVIATVHRVFDREHGSKLFVNPIANRADAVTFAQAEFFLPRPRYRCCPWRLETPGGVVDNTDPWPRDWDSFNQTWSVRLVPADETAALTILQTQPPGSGLRPLSLEGVTPLDVERINTH from the coding sequence ATGCACCGACCAGCATCCATCGCGAGGCGCGTTCGACGGGCCGTCGCGCGGCTGCATCGCGATGAGCGCGGCATCACCAGCCTGTTGTCGCTGGTGGCGGTCATGCTGTTCACGATGCTGCTGGTGATGCTCACCAACATCGTCAGGCATGTGGATGACAAGGTCCGCATGCAGAACGCCGCGGATGCGGCGGCGTTTTCCGGGGCGGCAGTCCTCGCTCGCGGCATGAACGCGATCGCGTTCGCCAACCATCTCGAGGCCGAAACTTTCGCTCTCACGGCTCTCCTGCGGGCCCTGGAGGACCGAGGCTCCCAGACCGCGCGGCAGCTGCTCCCCGTGATGAACGTGGTCCTCGGAACGCCGGAACCGGTGTTGCCCGTGACCGGGGACCGGCTGATCCCCGCATACCAGCGGGACGTCGTTGCCCTGTTCCCCGACCTCGCGCGACAGGTGACGCAGGAGATCGCGCTGCGACACGGACTTCCGCAGGGCCGGCTTCCACAGGGGACGCTTCAGGCACAGGGGGTCTCGCCGGCGGGGTTTGGACCGCGAGGACCGCAATCCGGAGTGCTCTGGCTGTCGCGCGGCGCGGCTGTCGGGGTCGCGGATGAGCTGGACCCCGCGGAACGGACGTTGCCGGTGATCGATCCGGGGAGCGATGGTTCCGACTGGGCCCGGCTGCCGGACATTGGCGATCGGCAGGCGCTGGCCGTCGTTCGCCGCCTGGAAACCGCGACCGAGGCGCTCCGAGTTCTGCATGACCAGCTTCCCGCCAGTCGCCGGCAAGACAGCAGCCTGCTCGGAGACGCCACGCGTTACCTGGTCCGCCTGCTCGAGGTCGACTTTCCGACGACTAACCTTCCGCTCCTGCTGCGTTCACAGACCGGCGCCGCCGCAGCCCCGGAATCAGCGCCCCTTGAGGACGACTTCGCCGTCATCGCGACGGTGCATCGTGTCTTTGATCGCGAGCATGGCTCGAAGCTGTTCGTGAATCCGATCGCCAATCGGGCCGATGCCGTCACCTTCGCGCAGGCGGAGTTCTTCCTGCCGCGGCCGCGCTATCGATGTTGTCCGTGGAGGCTGGAAACGCCCGGGGGCGTGGTCGACAACACCGATCCCTGGCCCCGTGACTGGGACAGCTTCAACCAGACGTGGAGCGTGCGGCTGGTTCCCGCAGACGAGACCGCCGCGCTGACGATCCTGCAGACGCAGCCGCCGGGAAGCGGGCTGCGGCCGCTGAGCCTGGAGGGCGTCACGCCGCTGGACGTCGAGCGGATCAACACGCACTGA
- a CDS encoding YciI family protein, which yields MRVMVIVKADKDSEAGVMPSEQLLTEMGKYNEELVNAGIMLAGEGLHPTSKGKRVHFSGKNRSVVDGPFTETKELVAGFWLWQVRSMEEAIEWVKRCPNPQMGDSDIEIRPVFEMDDFGAEFTPELRAQEERLRDAITTK from the coding sequence ATGCGAGTCATGGTCATCGTCAAAGCCGACAAGGATTCCGAAGCCGGCGTCATGCCGAGCGAGCAGCTGCTCACGGAGATGGGCAAGTACAACGAAGAGCTGGTGAACGCCGGCATCATGCTGGCGGGGGAAGGCCTGCATCCCACCTCGAAGGGGAAGCGGGTGCACTTCTCGGGGAAGAACCGCTCGGTGGTCGACGGCCCCTTCACGGAGACGAAGGAACTCGTCGCCGGGTTCTGGCTGTGGCAGGTCCGTTCGATGGAAGAGGCCATCGAATGGGTGAAACGCTGTCCCAACCCGCAGATGGGCGACTCGGACATCGAGATCCGTCCGGTCTTTGAAATGGACGACTTCGGCGCCGAGTTCACTCCGGAACTCCGCGCCCAGGAAGAGCGGCTGCGGGACGCGATCACCACGAAGTGA
- the rsgA gene encoding ribosome small subunit-dependent GTPase A → MARDDKRKIRVSFRKNRNARTRQNDWTKAREDEAADAVHSERLSGKGELTRRRTVVTSAESSDGLRDVDASCVSGRVLWTVGANHSAVELDDGSVRHCSVRRVLRTMQRETRSLVVAGDRVLVRPTEGDEGVIERIEPRTSTISRTSGRFQQILTANVDQAVIVVSADDPPLKLGVVDRFLVGAEKGGVRGIVCINKADLVNPVLLQPIAGQYTRIGFDVVLVSARLGLGIDELRRRLVGHQSVVAGQSGVGKSSLLNCVQPGLDRRTGGISDETGKGTHTTRVAELFRLDGGGWVVDTPGIRQLMLWDVAPGELEGLYPEFRPYVPDCRFASCSHLVEKECAVQAAVERGDISPLRYDTYTRMFNQDDDPAWVRPEDMD, encoded by the coding sequence GTGGCACGTGACGACAAACGCAAGATTCGCGTTTCGTTCCGCAAGAACCGCAACGCGCGGACCCGCCAGAACGACTGGACGAAGGCCCGCGAAGACGAGGCGGCCGATGCGGTCCATTCGGAGCGGCTGTCGGGCAAAGGCGAGCTGACGCGGCGGCGAACGGTCGTCACCAGCGCTGAAAGTTCCGACGGGCTGCGCGACGTCGATGCCTCCTGCGTATCAGGCCGCGTGTTGTGGACGGTCGGCGCGAACCACTCGGCCGTCGAGCTGGATGACGGCTCGGTGAGGCACTGCTCGGTGCGCCGCGTTCTCCGCACGATGCAGCGGGAAACCCGTAGTCTCGTCGTGGCGGGAGACCGCGTTCTCGTCCGGCCGACCGAAGGCGATGAAGGGGTGATCGAACGGATCGAGCCGCGGACGTCGACGATCTCGCGCACTTCGGGGCGCTTCCAGCAGATCCTCACTGCGAACGTCGACCAGGCCGTGATCGTCGTTTCCGCCGATGATCCGCCGCTCAAGCTGGGGGTGGTCGATCGCTTTCTCGTTGGCGCGGAAAAAGGGGGCGTCCGCGGGATCGTGTGCATCAACAAGGCCGACCTCGTGAATCCGGTGCTGCTGCAGCCGATTGCGGGACAGTACACCCGAATCGGATTCGACGTGGTGCTGGTGAGCGCGCGGCTGGGCCTGGGGATCGACGAACTCCGCCGGAGACTGGTGGGGCATCAGAGCGTCGTGGCCGGGCAGAGCGGCGTCGGGAAGTCGTCGCTGCTGAACTGCGTGCAGCCGGGGCTCGACCGGCGGACCGGCGGCATTTCGGATGAAACGGGGAAGGGAACGCACACGACCCGCGTGGCCGAACTGTTCCGCCTCGACGGGGGCGGATGGGTCGTTGACACGCCGGGCATCCGCCAGCTGATGCTGTGGGACGTCGCTCCCGGGGAACTGGAAGGGCTCTACCCGGAATTCCGGCCCTACGTTCCCGACTGCCGCTTCGCCTCGTGCTCGCACCTGGTGGAGAAAGAGTGCGCTGTCCAGGCGGCTGTCGAACGGGGCGACATCTCTCCGCTGCGGTACGACACCTACACGCGGATGTTCAACCAGGACGACGACCCCGCCTGGGTCCGCCCGGAAGACATGGACTAG
- a CDS encoding paraquat-inducible protein A, with amino-acid sequence MHLAACHCCGLIQTLEGIAGRADCVRCETRLAHSETRRDNQPAAAAAAAALILYVPAVTLPFLRIERLGLFSDNSLLGGIAALFDEGHHFVGAVVLCFSVILPLLKLGALLTLSLRKNWVPQRHRAITYRIVEQLGRWGMLDVLLVAVMIAFVKLGNLVHFSAGPGLAMFASFVLVSIAASVLFDPHIMWHDSEPATPAPAATTPEPVPASIPKAKPSPPRPSWAWLIALFALVGAVAAWRSVQKEQGRLIEISFREGHGLRAGSELKHLGIAVGRVESLALSDNATSIDVAVRLTPQGESIARRGSQFWIVRPQVDLAGVRGLETVIGDKLLAVEPGPLDGPLTSRFVGLEEPPLPDAGIEGGLAIVFQATKADGLGPGVPVFYRGIRVGSILSTVLAGDGSAIEAQAVIRPEFRPLVRENAEFWNASGVSVEAALTSFRVQVGPVESWLRGRVEFAVPNTPGPEAKDGARFLLADRPDPEWLTWSPALTTGRSKAGFQRPPVERALLTWTSQSWFRTKAQSTAGWLLPVKEGYLGPRDLFPADLPTASLTFAGRTVELASATKVERGPEIVLLKTPDSPPLVATERTANQPEDGYLVAGNDAPVFIAAARMKVEKGRWTLDSAINLPDDWVGAAFVAASDRAVIGLFRSEDDTRWIAPLAR; translated from the coding sequence ATGCACCTGGCGGCATGTCATTGCTGTGGCTTGATCCAGACTCTCGAAGGCATCGCCGGTCGGGCCGACTGCGTTCGTTGTGAGACCCGACTGGCTCACAGTGAAACGCGGCGCGACAACCAGCCCGCGGCGGCTGCTGCGGCTGCCGCGTTGATCCTCTACGTCCCGGCCGTCACGCTCCCGTTCCTGCGGATCGAGCGGCTGGGCCTCTTCAGCGACAACAGTCTGCTGGGGGGCATCGCCGCGCTGTTCGACGAGGGGCATCATTTCGTCGGGGCGGTCGTGCTCTGCTTCTCGGTCATCCTGCCGCTGCTGAAGCTCGGTGCGCTGTTGACGCTCAGCCTGCGCAAGAACTGGGTTCCGCAACGGCATCGGGCGATCACCTATCGCATCGTCGAGCAACTGGGACGCTGGGGAATGCTGGATGTGCTGCTCGTGGCCGTGATGATCGCGTTCGTGAAGCTGGGCAACCTCGTGCATTTCTCGGCCGGCCCCGGCCTGGCGATGTTCGCCAGCTTCGTCCTCGTCAGTATCGCGGCGAGCGTGCTGTTCGATCCCCACATCATGTGGCACGACAGCGAGCCGGCCACGCCTGCTCCGGCCGCGACCACTCCAGAACCGGTCCCCGCCTCCATCCCCAAAGCCAAGCCCTCCCCGCCGCGGCCGAGCTGGGCGTGGCTCATCGCGCTCTTCGCGCTGGTGGGGGCCGTCGCCGCGTGGCGCTCGGTCCAGAAAGAGCAGGGGCGTCTGATCGAGATTTCCTTCCGCGAAGGACACGGTCTGAGGGCCGGCAGCGAGCTGAAGCACCTCGGCATCGCCGTCGGCCGCGTCGAATCGCTGGCCCTCAGCGACAATGCCACGTCGATCGACGTGGCGGTCCGTTTGACCCCCCAGGGAGAATCGATCGCCCGTCGTGGTTCGCAATTCTGGATCGTGCGTCCGCAGGTCGATCTCGCGGGCGTCCGCGGACTGGAAACCGTGATTGGCGACAAGCTCCTGGCCGTGGAGCCGGGCCCGCTTGATGGACCTCTCACTTCGCGCTTCGTCGGTCTCGAAGAGCCCCCGCTGCCCGATGCGGGAATTGAAGGAGGGCTTGCCATCGTCTTTCAGGCGACCAAGGCCGATGGCCTGGGACCGGGCGTTCCCGTGTTCTACCGCGGCATTCGCGTGGGGAGCATTCTGTCCACCGTCCTTGCGGGGGACGGCAGTGCGATCGAAGCCCAGGCGGTCATCCGACCCGAATTTCGCCCGCTCGTGCGGGAGAATGCCGAGTTCTGGAACGCGAGCGGCGTCAGCGTCGAAGCGGCGCTGACCTCCTTCCGCGTGCAGGTCGGGCCGGTGGAAAGCTGGCTCCGCGGGCGGGTGGAGTTTGCCGTGCCGAACACGCCCGGACCTGAAGCGAAGGACGGCGCCCGCTTCCTCCTGGCGGACAGGCCCGACCCCGAATGGCTCACCTGGTCGCCGGCCCTGACGACGGGCCGGTCAAAGGCCGGGTTCCAGCGCCCGCCGGTGGAACGCGCCCTCCTGACGTGGACGTCGCAGTCGTGGTTTCGCACGAAGGCCCAGTCGACGGCCGGGTGGCTGCTACCCGTGAAGGAGGGGTATCTCGGCCCGCGCGACCTCTTTCCCGCGGATCTGCCGACGGCTTCGCTGACGTTCGCCGGCCGGACCGTTGAACTCGCCTCGGCCACGAAGGTCGAACGCGGCCCGGAGATCGTCCTGCTCAAAACGCCGGATTCGCCTCCGCTTGTCGCGACCGAACGCACGGCGAACCAGCCCGAGGACGGCTATCTCGTCGCGGGGAACGATGCGCCCGTGTTCATTGCGGCCGCCCGTATGAAGGTCGAAAAGGGACGCTGGACCCTCGACTCCGCGATCAACCTCCCGGACGACTGGGTTGGCGCGGCGTTCGTGGCGGCGAGCGACCGGGCCGTCATCGGTCTGTTTCGATCGGAGGACGACACACGCTGGATCGCCCCGCTTGCGCGGTGA
- a CDS encoding YciI family protein, translated as MRFMILRKSDDRTESGLTPPPEMIAAMGQYKAAMQAAGVYAGGDGLLSSSAGARVHYRNGQVSVIDGPFSETKEMIAGFVVVDVESLEEAAKWASMCPSLCGPGEAVMEIRQVYQASDFPAAQQEMIRQLPWETVANNSAG; from the coding sequence ATGCGTTTCATGATCCTCCGCAAGTCCGACGATCGTACCGAGAGCGGCCTGACGCCTCCCCCGGAGATGATCGCCGCGATGGGCCAGTACAAGGCCGCCATGCAGGCCGCCGGCGTGTATGCCGGCGGAGACGGGCTGCTGTCGTCCTCCGCCGGGGCGCGCGTGCATTACCGCAACGGACAGGTCTCGGTGATCGACGGCCCGTTCAGCGAAACCAAGGAGATGATCGCCGGATTCGTCGTCGTCGACGTCGAGTCGCTGGAAGAAGCGGCGAAATGGGCCTCCATGTGTCCTTCACTGTGCGGCCCGGGCGAAGCGGTGATGGAGATCCGTCAGGTTTACCAGGCCTCGGACTTCCCGGCCGCTCAACAGGAAATGATCCGGCAGTTGCCGTGGGAGACCGTCGCAAACAACTCCGCGGGCTGA
- a CDS encoding SRPBCC family protein — translation MATETLPPATETVPRKRSKIKTIVFGVLGCLVLFAGVVLAAASTKPAIFRVERSIVVNAPPEKITPHLTDLRKWTSWSPWEKVDPDMKREYSGAESGVGAKYAWDGDDNIGAGKLEVAEVAPEKVRFQLDFLRPMECSNSVEFLMAPEGDGTKLTWVMAGENTFMGKVAQVFIDVEEMCGSQFNEGLRNLKGLAEATP, via the coding sequence ATGGCGACAGAAACACTCCCTCCGGCAACGGAAACCGTGCCCCGCAAGCGCTCGAAGATCAAGACGATCGTCTTCGGCGTCCTCGGATGTCTTGTGCTCTTCGCCGGCGTGGTGCTGGCCGCCGCCTCGACGAAGCCGGCGATCTTCCGAGTCGAGCGTTCGATCGTGGTGAACGCTCCCCCGGAGAAGATCACGCCCCATCTCACCGACCTCCGAAAGTGGACGAGCTGGTCTCCCTGGGAGAAGGTCGACCCTGACATGAAGCGCGAGTACAGCGGCGCGGAAAGCGGTGTCGGCGCGAAGTACGCCTGGGACGGCGACGACAACATCGGCGCGGGGAAGCTCGAGGTGGCCGAAGTGGCTCCGGAAAAGGTCCGCTTCCAACTCGATTTCCTGCGTCCGATGGAGTGCAGCAACTCGGTCGAGTTCCTGATGGCTCCGGAGGGGGACGGCACGAAGCTGACCTGGGTGATGGCAGGGGAGAACACCTTCATGGGGAAGGTCGCGCAGGTGTTCATCGACGTGGAAGAGATGTGCGGTTCGCAGTTCAACGAAGGGCTGCGGAACCTGAAGGGCCTGGCGGAAGCGACTCCCTGA
- a CDS encoding VOC family protein — MTNKKIFVNIAVKDLKRANAFFTALGYAFNPQFSDENATCMIVSDDIFVMLLADKYFQTFTPKAVGDSTKTTAAIICLQCESREDVDAIVKKAVAAGGSTYNEAKDHGFMYQHGFMDPDGHIWELVAMAAQG; from the coding sequence ATGACCAACAAAAAGATCTTCGTGAACATCGCCGTGAAAGACCTGAAGCGGGCCAACGCCTTCTTCACGGCCCTCGGCTACGCGTTCAACCCGCAGTTCAGCGACGAGAACGCGACTTGCATGATCGTCAGCGACGACATCTTCGTCATGCTCCTGGCGGACAAGTATTTCCAGACGTTTACCCCCAAGGCCGTCGGCGATTCGACGAAGACGACCGCGGCGATCATCTGCCTGCAGTGCGAGTCGCGCGAGGACGTCGACGCCATCGTCAAGAAGGCGGTGGCGGCCGGCGGGTCGACCTACAACGAGGCCAAAGACCACGGGTTCATGTACCAGCACGGCTTCATGGACCCCGATGGCCACATCTGGGAGTTAGTGGCGATGGCTGCTCAGGGCTGA
- a CDS encoding acetate/propionate family kinase, which produces MIILVANLGSTSFKYRVYDMPAERQLARGGIDRIGQAESRCTVEIGSHKEEISRSIPDHAAAVQMCLDQLTDPQHGCLKSADEVKAIGFKAVFAGHYSGIRIVDEPLLAEMERLFDVAPAHNPPYAKAMRQLRAAFPQIPLVAALETAFHDTISPALRTYAAPYEWKEKYAIQKWGFHGASHRYIGTRMAELLGRNDLKVISCHLGGSNSLCAIKGGVSQATSMGLSPQTGLLQNNRVGDFDPFALPILLKLSGKTLPQILEDLSERSGLLGLSGVSPDMRDVEEAAAKGNERAELALNVFAASIRQYLGSYLVVLNGADAIVFTGGIGENSSRMRRQVCENLDFAGIELDEAKNQSVKGEVCLSTPGSRTQIWVVPTNEEIVVARQSLAAVSK; this is translated from the coding sequence ATGATCATCCTCGTCGCCAACCTCGGTTCCACTTCGTTCAAGTATCGCGTGTACGACATGCCGGCCGAGCGGCAGCTCGCGCGGGGCGGCATCGACCGCATCGGCCAGGCCGAAAGCCGCTGCACCGTCGAAATCGGATCGCACAAAGAGGAGATCAGCCGCTCCATTCCCGATCACGCGGCCGCGGTGCAGATGTGCCTCGACCAGCTCACCGATCCGCAGCACGGATGTCTCAAGTCGGCCGACGAGGTGAAAGCGATCGGATTCAAGGCCGTCTTCGCCGGTCATTACAGCGGCATCCGCATTGTCGATGAACCGCTCCTCGCGGAGATGGAGCGCCTGTTCGACGTCGCCCCGGCCCACAACCCGCCTTATGCGAAGGCGATGCGGCAGCTGCGGGCCGCGTTCCCGCAGATCCCGCTCGTGGCCGCCCTGGAAACGGCGTTTCACGACACGATCTCTCCCGCCCTGCGAACCTACGCCGCCCCCTATGAGTGGAAGGAGAAATACGCCATCCAGAAATGGGGCTTCCACGGCGCCAGCCATCGCTATATCGGCACGCGCATGGCCGAGCTGCTGGGACGCAATGACCTGAAAGTGATCTCCTGCCACCTGGGTGGAAGCAATTCGCTGTGCGCCATCAAAGGGGGCGTTTCGCAGGCGACCTCGATGGGCCTCAGCCCGCAGACGGGCCTGCTTCAGAACAATCGTGTGGGCGACTTCGATCCTTTTGCCCTTCCGATCCTGCTGAAGCTCAGCGGCAAGACGCTCCCCCAGATCCTCGAAGACCTGTCGGAACGGAGTGGACTGCTGGGGCTCAGCGGCGTCTCACCCGACATGCGGGATGTCGAGGAGGCGGCGGCCAAGGGAAACGAACGGGCTGAACTCGCGCTGAATGTGTTCGCGGCGTCGATCCGCCAGTACCTGGGCTCTTACCTCGTCGTGCTCAACGGCGCGGATGCCATCGTGTTCACCGGCGGCATCGGGGAGAACTCGTCCCGCATGCGCCGGCAGGTCTGCGAGAACCTCGACTTCGCGGGAATCGAACTCGACGAAGCGAAGAACCAGTCGGTCAAAGGCGAGGTCTGCCTGTCGACTCCCGGAAGCCGGACGCAGATCTGGGTCGTGCCGACCAACGAAGAGATCGTCGTCGCGCGGCAGTCACTGGCCGCCGTTTCGAAGTAA
- a CDS encoding 2-oxoacid:acceptor oxidoreductase subunit alpha, translating into MTALVDTAPERPLESLESVVIRFCGDSGDGMQLAGTQFTNVSAAFGNDVSTLPDFPAEIRAPAGSLAGVSGYQLCFSSHEIFTPGDEVDTLVAMNPAALKTNLGDLRSGGTLIVNSDAFDKGNLTKAHYSSDPLSDAQVTSSYNLHTVPMTRLTRDAVEGLGLSQREADRCKNFFALGLVYWLYDRDPGPTREWILEKFGKKPQFAEANLRALQAGVNYGDSTESFTTHYRVAPAKLPPGRYRKIMGNEALAYAMAAAAKLSGKELFYAGYPITPASDILHNLAELKNFGIKTFQAEDEISAVTSAVGASFGGAIAVTASSGPGIALKGEGLGLAVMTELPLVVIDVQRGGPSTGLPTKTEQSDLLMTMYGRNGDCPMPVLAAQSPGDCFTMMLEAIRLAVGFMTPVFLLTDGYIANGAEPWSIPKISDLEPIEIKHPTSPPTNENAYLPYLRDERLVRPWAIPGTPGLEHRIGGIEKADVTGNICYDAENHEHMTRIRRQKVANIADAIPPQTVEGPASGDVLLVSWGGTFGAVRTAAAEARRRGESVAHCHLRYLNPFPRNLGTILSRYRRVLVPELNSGQLRMILRSTFLVDAIGVNKVQGKPFLVNELLKAIEHAVVK; encoded by the coding sequence ATGACTGCCCTTGTCGACACGGCCCCCGAACGGCCGCTGGAGTCGCTGGAATCCGTCGTCATCCGATTCTGCGGCGACAGCGGCGATGGAATGCAACTGGCCGGCACCCAGTTCACGAACGTCTCGGCCGCCTTCGGCAATGACGTCAGCACCCTGCCCGACTTCCCGGCCGAAATTCGGGCCCCGGCCGGCTCTCTTGCGGGCGTCAGCGGCTACCAGCTCTGCTTCTCGAGCCACGAGATTTTCACGCCAGGGGACGAAGTCGACACGCTGGTCGCGATGAATCCGGCCGCCCTCAAGACCAACCTGGGGGACCTGCGTTCCGGCGGCACGCTGATCGTGAACAGCGACGCCTTCGACAAAGGGAACCTGACCAAGGCGCACTATTCGAGCGATCCGCTGAGCGATGCGCAGGTCACGTCGTCGTACAACCTGCACACCGTCCCGATGACACGACTGACGCGCGACGCCGTCGAAGGACTCGGGCTGTCGCAGCGGGAAGCCGATCGCTGCAAGAACTTTTTCGCGCTGGGACTCGTCTACTGGCTGTATGACCGCGATCCCGGGCCGACGCGGGAATGGATCCTTGAGAAGTTCGGGAAGAAGCCGCAGTTCGCCGAAGCCAACCTGCGGGCGCTCCAGGCCGGCGTCAACTACGGCGATTCGACCGAATCGTTCACGACGCACTACCGGGTCGCGCCGGCGAAGCTCCCTCCGGGGCGGTACCGCAAGATCATGGGGAACGAAGCGCTCGCGTACGCGATGGCGGCAGCGGCGAAGCTCTCCGGAAAGGAACTGTTCTACGCCGGCTACCCGATCACGCCCGCCAGCGACATCCTGCACAACCTGGCCGAACTCAAGAACTTCGGCATCAAGACGTTCCAGGCGGAGGACGAAATCTCCGCGGTAACGTCGGCCGTAGGGGCATCGTTCGGCGGAGCGATCGCCGTGACGGCGAGCAGCGGGCCGGGCATTGCACTCAAGGGAGAAGGACTCGGGCTGGCCGTGATGACCGAACTTCCGCTGGTCGTCATCGACGTCCAGCGGGGCGGGCCGAGCACAGGACTGCCGACGAAAACCGAGCAATCGGACCTGCTCATGACGATGTACGGCCGGAACGGCGACTGCCCGATGCCCGTGCTCGCGGCCCAGTCGCCCGGCGACTGCTTCACGATGATGCTCGAGGCGATCCGCCTGGCAGTCGGCTTCATGACACCCGTGTTCCTGCTGACGGATGGCTACATCGCGAACGGGGCCGAGCCATGGTCGATTCCGAAGATCTCCGATCTCGAACCGATCGAGATCAAGCATCCCACGAGTCCGCCGACGAACGAAAACGCCTACCTCCCCTATCTCCGCGACGAGCGGCTCGTGCGGCCGTGGGCCATTCCCGGAACACCCGGCCTCGAGCACCGGATCGGCGGTATCGAGAAGGCCGATGTGACGGGGAACATCTGCTACGACGCCGAGAATCATGAACACATGACGCGGATTCGCCGGCAGAAGGTGGCGAACATCGCCGATGCCATTCCGCCGCAGACAGTGGAAGGCCCCGCCAGCGGCGATGTGCTGCTTGTCAGTTGGGGCGGCACGTTCGGCGCGGTCCGCACGGCCGCGGCGGAAGCACGACGGCGCGGGGAATCGGTCGCGCATTGCCACCTGCGCTACCTGAACCCGTTCCCCAGGAACCTCGGAACGATCCTGTCGAGGTATCGCCGGGTGCTGGTTCCGGAACTCAACTCCGGTCAGCTGCGGATGATTCTGCGATCCACCTTTCTCGTCGACGCGATCGGCGTGAACAAGGTGCAGGGAAAGCCGTTCCTCGTCAACGAGCTGCTGAAAGCCATCGAACATGCGGTGGTGAAGTAA